The Micropterus dolomieu isolate WLL.071019.BEF.003 ecotype Adirondacks linkage group LG20, ASM2129224v1, whole genome shotgun sequence genome has a segment encoding these proteins:
- the LOC123958567 gene encoding zinc finger protein 821 isoform X3, whose protein sequence is MGSRGTGSYPSIHQVGDRHLDQVASSSQGHRPFHTSGITGFQHTINMDGRDEFTEDSECCSNNSQEVQEQDSISEDSDSDPDNHGEDSSSNTSADDHMTTKRSQCCLQGAGVKKSEEGADHGINFVCPLCTLDFSSPEKLISHVYQHTTMMSNSKSYVCPVCGRALSSPGSLGRHLLIHSEDRLSNCAVCGARFTDTNNFNREKLKDVLDTTRMDVTGGRDTCSMSLSSSPMSSPGPGSCSCHGPGPSPSSCQGPHPCHTPDLNSSLCQAHRTCQGAGHISSQCQGPRACHGPGPGSGSCSGPGPCTGSDQGPSFPSLPDSLLSEGPSLASIPDALNSSSSSLPPIPDILSPMPVYPAGVLLVCNSCVAYQQLVEAQSPMRKWALRRKNEPLEARMQRLERERTAKKNKRACETEEEREIRRLRDREAKRMQRMQESEEQRARRLQRDREAMRLKRANETPEKRQARLIREREAKRIKRRLEKIDPALRTQIEHDPAAMAALTADMSLFQFPCPMPVPSIDNGLFMKLP, encoded by the exons ATGG GCTCGAGGGGGACAGGAAGCTATCCCAGCATACACCAGGTGGGCGATAGACACCTTGATCAGGTTGCTagttcatcacagggccaca GGCCATTCCACACTTCTGGCATCACAGGATTTCAGCACACTATTAACATGGATGGCAGGGACGAATTCACCGAAGACAGTGAATGCTGCAGCAACAACTCCCAGGAAGTCCAAGAGCAGGATAGCATCTCAG aagacagtgatagtgaTCCTGACAACCACGGTGAAGACTCGTCCTCCAACACCTCCGCCGACGACCACATGACCACCAAGAGATCACAGTGCTGCCTACAAGGAGCAGGAGTCAAAAAG AGCGAGGAAGGGGCAGACCACGGCATCAACTTTGTTTGTCCTCTCTGCACGCTGGATTTCAGCAGCCCCGAGAAGCTGATCTCCCATGTCTACCAG CACACAACGATGATGAGCAACTCCAAGAGCTATGTGTGCCCAGTGTGTGGGCGAGCCCTGAGTTCGCCTGGCTCGCTTGGACGGCATCTTCTCATCCACTCTGAGGACCGCCTCTCCAACTGCGCTGTCTGTGGCGCACGCTTCACAGACACCAACAACTTTAACAG GGAGAAGCTTAAAGATGTCCTCGACACAACCAGGATGGATGTCACCGGTGGAAGGGACACCTGTTCCATGTCCCTCTCGAGCAGCCCCATGTCCAGCCCGGGCCCTGGCAGTTGCTCCTGCCACGGACCAGGCCCCAGCCCCAGCTCGTGTCAGGGCCCTCACCCCTGTCACACACCTGACCTCAACTCCAGTCTATGTCAAGCCCATCGTACCTGCCAGGGAGCAGGCCATATCTCGAGCCAGTGTCAAGGCCCCAGAGCGTGTCACGGCCCGGGCCCAGGATCTGGATCGTGCTCAGGCCCAGGACCATGCACAGGTTCTGACCAAGGACCCTCCTTTCCCTCACTGCCCGACAGTCTCCTCTCTGAAGGGCCATCACTCGCATCTATCCCCGATGCTCTTAACTCCTCTTCCTCAAGCCTCCCTCCTATCCCCGACATCCTGAGCCCCATGCCGGTGTATCCTGCCGGAGTGCTGCTGGTGTGCAACAGCTGCGTGGCCTATCAGCAGTTAGTCGAGGCCCAGTCGCCGATGCGAAAATGGGCTCTGCGTAGGAAGAACGAGCCCTTGGAGGCCCGCATGCAGCGTCTGGAGCGCGAGCGCACGGCAAAGAAGAACAAGCGGGCGTGTGAGAcggaagaggagagggaaataAGGAGGCTGAGGGACCGCGAAGCCAAGCGCATGCAGAGGATGCAGGAATCAGAGGAGCAGCGGGCACGTaggctgcagagagacagggaggccATGCGTTTAAAGAGGGCCAACGAGACACCGGAGAAGAGGCAGGCCAGGCTGATCCGCGAGAGGGAGGCAAAGAGGATCAAGCGGCGGCTGGAGAAGATCGACCCTGCTCTGAGGACACAGATAGAGCATGACCCTGCTGCGATGGCTGCCCTCACAGCGGACATGAGTCTCTTTCAGTTCCCCTGCCCCATGCCTGTCCCTTCTATTGATAATGGTCTGTTCATGAAACTGCCCTAA
- the LOC123958567 gene encoding zinc finger protein 821 isoform X2: protein MGSRGTGSYPSIHQVGDRHLDQVASSSQGHRPFHTSGITGFQHTINMDGRDEFTEDSECCSNNSQEVQEQDSISDSDSDPDNHGEDSSSNTSADDHMTTKRSQCCLQGAGVKKESEEGADHGINFVCPLCTLDFSSPEKLISHVYQHTTMMSNSKSYVCPVCGRALSSPGSLGRHLLIHSEDRLSNCAVCGARFTDTNNFNREKLKDVLDTTRMDVTGGRDTCSMSLSSSPMSSPGPGSCSCHGPGPSPSSCQGPHPCHTPDLNSSLCQAHRTCQGAGHISSQCQGPRACHGPGPGSGSCSGPGPCTGSDQGPSFPSLPDSLLSEGPSLASIPDALNSSSSSLPPIPDILSPMPVYPAGVLLVCNSCVAYQQLVEAQSPMRKWALRRKNEPLEARMQRLERERTAKKNKRACETEEEREIRRLRDREAKRMQRMQESEEQRARRLQRDREAMRLKRANETPEKRQARLIREREAKRIKRRLEKIDPALRTQIEHDPAAMAALTADMSLFQFPCPMPVPSIDNGLFMKLP from the exons ATGG GCTCGAGGGGGACAGGAAGCTATCCCAGCATACACCAGGTGGGCGATAGACACCTTGATCAGGTTGCTagttcatcacagggccaca GGCCATTCCACACTTCTGGCATCACAGGATTTCAGCACACTATTAACATGGATGGCAGGGACGAATTCACCGAAGACAGTGAATGCTGCAGCAACAACTCCCAGGAAGTCCAAGAGCAGGATAGCATCTCAG acagtgatagtgaTCCTGACAACCACGGTGAAGACTCGTCCTCCAACACCTCCGCCGACGACCACATGACCACCAAGAGATCACAGTGCTGCCTACAAGGAGCAGGAGTCAAAAAG GAGAGCGAGGAAGGGGCAGACCACGGCATCAACTTTGTTTGTCCTCTCTGCACGCTGGATTTCAGCAGCCCCGAGAAGCTGATCTCCCATGTCTACCAG CACACAACGATGATGAGCAACTCCAAGAGCTATGTGTGCCCAGTGTGTGGGCGAGCCCTGAGTTCGCCTGGCTCGCTTGGACGGCATCTTCTCATCCACTCTGAGGACCGCCTCTCCAACTGCGCTGTCTGTGGCGCACGCTTCACAGACACCAACAACTTTAACAG GGAGAAGCTTAAAGATGTCCTCGACACAACCAGGATGGATGTCACCGGTGGAAGGGACACCTGTTCCATGTCCCTCTCGAGCAGCCCCATGTCCAGCCCGGGCCCTGGCAGTTGCTCCTGCCACGGACCAGGCCCCAGCCCCAGCTCGTGTCAGGGCCCTCACCCCTGTCACACACCTGACCTCAACTCCAGTCTATGTCAAGCCCATCGTACCTGCCAGGGAGCAGGCCATATCTCGAGCCAGTGTCAAGGCCCCAGAGCGTGTCACGGCCCGGGCCCAGGATCTGGATCGTGCTCAGGCCCAGGACCATGCACAGGTTCTGACCAAGGACCCTCCTTTCCCTCACTGCCCGACAGTCTCCTCTCTGAAGGGCCATCACTCGCATCTATCCCCGATGCTCTTAACTCCTCTTCCTCAAGCCTCCCTCCTATCCCCGACATCCTGAGCCCCATGCCGGTGTATCCTGCCGGAGTGCTGCTGGTGTGCAACAGCTGCGTGGCCTATCAGCAGTTAGTCGAGGCCCAGTCGCCGATGCGAAAATGGGCTCTGCGTAGGAAGAACGAGCCCTTGGAGGCCCGCATGCAGCGTCTGGAGCGCGAGCGCACGGCAAAGAAGAACAAGCGGGCGTGTGAGAcggaagaggagagggaaataAGGAGGCTGAGGGACCGCGAAGCCAAGCGCATGCAGAGGATGCAGGAATCAGAGGAGCAGCGGGCACGTaggctgcagagagacagggaggccATGCGTTTAAAGAGGGCCAACGAGACACCGGAGAAGAGGCAGGCCAGGCTGATCCGCGAGAGGGAGGCAAAGAGGATCAAGCGGCGGCTGGAGAAGATCGACCCTGCTCTGAGGACACAGATAGAGCATGACCCTGCTGCGATGGCTGCCCTCACAGCGGACATGAGTCTCTTTCAGTTCCCCTGCCCCATGCCTGTCCCTTCTATTGATAATGGTCTGTTCATGAAACTGCCCTAA
- the LOC123958567 gene encoding zinc finger protein 821 isoform X1, whose translation MGSRGTGSYPSIHQVGDRHLDQVASSSQGHRPFHTSGITGFQHTINMDGRDEFTEDSECCSNNSQEVQEQDSISEDSDSDPDNHGEDSSSNTSADDHMTTKRSQCCLQGAGVKKESEEGADHGINFVCPLCTLDFSSPEKLISHVYQHTTMMSNSKSYVCPVCGRALSSPGSLGRHLLIHSEDRLSNCAVCGARFTDTNNFNREKLKDVLDTTRMDVTGGRDTCSMSLSSSPMSSPGPGSCSCHGPGPSPSSCQGPHPCHTPDLNSSLCQAHRTCQGAGHISSQCQGPRACHGPGPGSGSCSGPGPCTGSDQGPSFPSLPDSLLSEGPSLASIPDALNSSSSSLPPIPDILSPMPVYPAGVLLVCNSCVAYQQLVEAQSPMRKWALRRKNEPLEARMQRLERERTAKKNKRACETEEEREIRRLRDREAKRMQRMQESEEQRARRLQRDREAMRLKRANETPEKRQARLIREREAKRIKRRLEKIDPALRTQIEHDPAAMAALTADMSLFQFPCPMPVPSIDNGLFMKLP comes from the exons ATGG GCTCGAGGGGGACAGGAAGCTATCCCAGCATACACCAGGTGGGCGATAGACACCTTGATCAGGTTGCTagttcatcacagggccaca GGCCATTCCACACTTCTGGCATCACAGGATTTCAGCACACTATTAACATGGATGGCAGGGACGAATTCACCGAAGACAGTGAATGCTGCAGCAACAACTCCCAGGAAGTCCAAGAGCAGGATAGCATCTCAG aagacagtgatagtgaTCCTGACAACCACGGTGAAGACTCGTCCTCCAACACCTCCGCCGACGACCACATGACCACCAAGAGATCACAGTGCTGCCTACAAGGAGCAGGAGTCAAAAAG GAGAGCGAGGAAGGGGCAGACCACGGCATCAACTTTGTTTGTCCTCTCTGCACGCTGGATTTCAGCAGCCCCGAGAAGCTGATCTCCCATGTCTACCAG CACACAACGATGATGAGCAACTCCAAGAGCTATGTGTGCCCAGTGTGTGGGCGAGCCCTGAGTTCGCCTGGCTCGCTTGGACGGCATCTTCTCATCCACTCTGAGGACCGCCTCTCCAACTGCGCTGTCTGTGGCGCACGCTTCACAGACACCAACAACTTTAACAG GGAGAAGCTTAAAGATGTCCTCGACACAACCAGGATGGATGTCACCGGTGGAAGGGACACCTGTTCCATGTCCCTCTCGAGCAGCCCCATGTCCAGCCCGGGCCCTGGCAGTTGCTCCTGCCACGGACCAGGCCCCAGCCCCAGCTCGTGTCAGGGCCCTCACCCCTGTCACACACCTGACCTCAACTCCAGTCTATGTCAAGCCCATCGTACCTGCCAGGGAGCAGGCCATATCTCGAGCCAGTGTCAAGGCCCCAGAGCGTGTCACGGCCCGGGCCCAGGATCTGGATCGTGCTCAGGCCCAGGACCATGCACAGGTTCTGACCAAGGACCCTCCTTTCCCTCACTGCCCGACAGTCTCCTCTCTGAAGGGCCATCACTCGCATCTATCCCCGATGCTCTTAACTCCTCTTCCTCAAGCCTCCCTCCTATCCCCGACATCCTGAGCCCCATGCCGGTGTATCCTGCCGGAGTGCTGCTGGTGTGCAACAGCTGCGTGGCCTATCAGCAGTTAGTCGAGGCCCAGTCGCCGATGCGAAAATGGGCTCTGCGTAGGAAGAACGAGCCCTTGGAGGCCCGCATGCAGCGTCTGGAGCGCGAGCGCACGGCAAAGAAGAACAAGCGGGCGTGTGAGAcggaagaggagagggaaataAGGAGGCTGAGGGACCGCGAAGCCAAGCGCATGCAGAGGATGCAGGAATCAGAGGAGCAGCGGGCACGTaggctgcagagagacagggaggccATGCGTTTAAAGAGGGCCAACGAGACACCGGAGAAGAGGCAGGCCAGGCTGATCCGCGAGAGGGAGGCAAAGAGGATCAAGCGGCGGCTGGAGAAGATCGACCCTGCTCTGAGGACACAGATAGAGCATGACCCTGCTGCGATGGCTGCCCTCACAGCGGACATGAGTCTCTTTCAGTTCCCCTGCCCCATGCCTGTCCCTTCTATTGATAATGGTCTGTTCATGAAACTGCCCTAA
- the LOC123958567 gene encoding zinc finger protein 821 isoform X5: MGPFHTSGITGFQHTINMDGRDEFTEDSECCSNNSQEVQEQDSISEDSDSDPDNHGEDSSSNTSADDHMTTKRSQCCLQGAGVKKESEEGADHGINFVCPLCTLDFSSPEKLISHVYQHTTMMSNSKSYVCPVCGRALSSPGSLGRHLLIHSEDRLSNCAVCGARFTDTNNFNREKLKDVLDTTRMDVTGGRDTCSMSLSSSPMSSPGPGSCSCHGPGPSPSSCQGPHPCHTPDLNSSLCQAHRTCQGAGHISSQCQGPRACHGPGPGSGSCSGPGPCTGSDQGPSFPSLPDSLLSEGPSLASIPDALNSSSSSLPPIPDILSPMPVYPAGVLLVCNSCVAYQQLVEAQSPMRKWALRRKNEPLEARMQRLERERTAKKNKRACETEEEREIRRLRDREAKRMQRMQESEEQRARRLQRDREAMRLKRANETPEKRQARLIREREAKRIKRRLEKIDPALRTQIEHDPAAMAALTADMSLFQFPCPMPVPSIDNGLFMKLP; encoded by the exons ATGG GGCCATTCCACACTTCTGGCATCACAGGATTTCAGCACACTATTAACATGGATGGCAGGGACGAATTCACCGAAGACAGTGAATGCTGCAGCAACAACTCCCAGGAAGTCCAAGAGCAGGATAGCATCTCAG aagacagtgatagtgaTCCTGACAACCACGGTGAAGACTCGTCCTCCAACACCTCCGCCGACGACCACATGACCACCAAGAGATCACAGTGCTGCCTACAAGGAGCAGGAGTCAAAAAG GAGAGCGAGGAAGGGGCAGACCACGGCATCAACTTTGTTTGTCCTCTCTGCACGCTGGATTTCAGCAGCCCCGAGAAGCTGATCTCCCATGTCTACCAG CACACAACGATGATGAGCAACTCCAAGAGCTATGTGTGCCCAGTGTGTGGGCGAGCCCTGAGTTCGCCTGGCTCGCTTGGACGGCATCTTCTCATCCACTCTGAGGACCGCCTCTCCAACTGCGCTGTCTGTGGCGCACGCTTCACAGACACCAACAACTTTAACAG GGAGAAGCTTAAAGATGTCCTCGACACAACCAGGATGGATGTCACCGGTGGAAGGGACACCTGTTCCATGTCCCTCTCGAGCAGCCCCATGTCCAGCCCGGGCCCTGGCAGTTGCTCCTGCCACGGACCAGGCCCCAGCCCCAGCTCGTGTCAGGGCCCTCACCCCTGTCACACACCTGACCTCAACTCCAGTCTATGTCAAGCCCATCGTACCTGCCAGGGAGCAGGCCATATCTCGAGCCAGTGTCAAGGCCCCAGAGCGTGTCACGGCCCGGGCCCAGGATCTGGATCGTGCTCAGGCCCAGGACCATGCACAGGTTCTGACCAAGGACCCTCCTTTCCCTCACTGCCCGACAGTCTCCTCTCTGAAGGGCCATCACTCGCATCTATCCCCGATGCTCTTAACTCCTCTTCCTCAAGCCTCCCTCCTATCCCCGACATCCTGAGCCCCATGCCGGTGTATCCTGCCGGAGTGCTGCTGGTGTGCAACAGCTGCGTGGCCTATCAGCAGTTAGTCGAGGCCCAGTCGCCGATGCGAAAATGGGCTCTGCGTAGGAAGAACGAGCCCTTGGAGGCCCGCATGCAGCGTCTGGAGCGCGAGCGCACGGCAAAGAAGAACAAGCGGGCGTGTGAGAcggaagaggagagggaaataAGGAGGCTGAGGGACCGCGAAGCCAAGCGCATGCAGAGGATGCAGGAATCAGAGGAGCAGCGGGCACGTaggctgcagagagacagggaggccATGCGTTTAAAGAGGGCCAACGAGACACCGGAGAAGAGGCAGGCCAGGCTGATCCGCGAGAGGGAGGCAAAGAGGATCAAGCGGCGGCTGGAGAAGATCGACCCTGCTCTGAGGACACAGATAGAGCATGACCCTGCTGCGATGGCTGCCCTCACAGCGGACATGAGTCTCTTTCAGTTCCCCTGCCCCATGCCTGTCCCTTCTATTGATAATGGTCTGTTCATGAAACTGCCCTAA
- the LOC123958567 gene encoding zinc finger protein 821 isoform X4, which translates to MSRRKQTNPFKVNWPFHTSGITGFQHTINMDGRDEFTEDSECCSNNSQEVQEQDSISEDSDSDPDNHGEDSSSNTSADDHMTTKRSQCCLQGAGVKKESEEGADHGINFVCPLCTLDFSSPEKLISHVYQHTTMMSNSKSYVCPVCGRALSSPGSLGRHLLIHSEDRLSNCAVCGARFTDTNNFNREKLKDVLDTTRMDVTGGRDTCSMSLSSSPMSSPGPGSCSCHGPGPSPSSCQGPHPCHTPDLNSSLCQAHRTCQGAGHISSQCQGPRACHGPGPGSGSCSGPGPCTGSDQGPSFPSLPDSLLSEGPSLASIPDALNSSSSSLPPIPDILSPMPVYPAGVLLVCNSCVAYQQLVEAQSPMRKWALRRKNEPLEARMQRLERERTAKKNKRACETEEEREIRRLRDREAKRMQRMQESEEQRARRLQRDREAMRLKRANETPEKRQARLIREREAKRIKRRLEKIDPALRTQIEHDPAAMAALTADMSLFQFPCPMPVPSIDNGLFMKLP; encoded by the exons ATGTCCAGGCGAAAACAGACCAACCCCTTCAAAGTTAACT GGCCATTCCACACTTCTGGCATCACAGGATTTCAGCACACTATTAACATGGATGGCAGGGACGAATTCACCGAAGACAGTGAATGCTGCAGCAACAACTCCCAGGAAGTCCAAGAGCAGGATAGCATCTCAG aagacagtgatagtgaTCCTGACAACCACGGTGAAGACTCGTCCTCCAACACCTCCGCCGACGACCACATGACCACCAAGAGATCACAGTGCTGCCTACAAGGAGCAGGAGTCAAAAAG GAGAGCGAGGAAGGGGCAGACCACGGCATCAACTTTGTTTGTCCTCTCTGCACGCTGGATTTCAGCAGCCCCGAGAAGCTGATCTCCCATGTCTACCAG CACACAACGATGATGAGCAACTCCAAGAGCTATGTGTGCCCAGTGTGTGGGCGAGCCCTGAGTTCGCCTGGCTCGCTTGGACGGCATCTTCTCATCCACTCTGAGGACCGCCTCTCCAACTGCGCTGTCTGTGGCGCACGCTTCACAGACACCAACAACTTTAACAG GGAGAAGCTTAAAGATGTCCTCGACACAACCAGGATGGATGTCACCGGTGGAAGGGACACCTGTTCCATGTCCCTCTCGAGCAGCCCCATGTCCAGCCCGGGCCCTGGCAGTTGCTCCTGCCACGGACCAGGCCCCAGCCCCAGCTCGTGTCAGGGCCCTCACCCCTGTCACACACCTGACCTCAACTCCAGTCTATGTCAAGCCCATCGTACCTGCCAGGGAGCAGGCCATATCTCGAGCCAGTGTCAAGGCCCCAGAGCGTGTCACGGCCCGGGCCCAGGATCTGGATCGTGCTCAGGCCCAGGACCATGCACAGGTTCTGACCAAGGACCCTCCTTTCCCTCACTGCCCGACAGTCTCCTCTCTGAAGGGCCATCACTCGCATCTATCCCCGATGCTCTTAACTCCTCTTCCTCAAGCCTCCCTCCTATCCCCGACATCCTGAGCCCCATGCCGGTGTATCCTGCCGGAGTGCTGCTGGTGTGCAACAGCTGCGTGGCCTATCAGCAGTTAGTCGAGGCCCAGTCGCCGATGCGAAAATGGGCTCTGCGTAGGAAGAACGAGCCCTTGGAGGCCCGCATGCAGCGTCTGGAGCGCGAGCGCACGGCAAAGAAGAACAAGCGGGCGTGTGAGAcggaagaggagagggaaataAGGAGGCTGAGGGACCGCGAAGCCAAGCGCATGCAGAGGATGCAGGAATCAGAGGAGCAGCGGGCACGTaggctgcagagagacagggaggccATGCGTTTAAAGAGGGCCAACGAGACACCGGAGAAGAGGCAGGCCAGGCTGATCCGCGAGAGGGAGGCAAAGAGGATCAAGCGGCGGCTGGAGAAGATCGACCCTGCTCTGAGGACACAGATAGAGCATGACCCTGCTGCGATGGCTGCCCTCACAGCGGACATGAGTCTCTTTCAGTTCCCCTGCCCCATGCCTGTCCCTTCTATTGATAATGGTCTGTTCATGAAACTGCCCTAA
- the LOC123958567 gene encoding zinc finger protein 821 isoform X6 translates to MDGRDEFTEDSECCSNNSQEVQEQDSISEDSDSDPDNHGEDSSSNTSADDHMTTKRSQCCLQGAGVKKESEEGADHGINFVCPLCTLDFSSPEKLISHVYQHTTMMSNSKSYVCPVCGRALSSPGSLGRHLLIHSEDRLSNCAVCGARFTDTNNFNREKLKDVLDTTRMDVTGGRDTCSMSLSSSPMSSPGPGSCSCHGPGPSPSSCQGPHPCHTPDLNSSLCQAHRTCQGAGHISSQCQGPRACHGPGPGSGSCSGPGPCTGSDQGPSFPSLPDSLLSEGPSLASIPDALNSSSSSLPPIPDILSPMPVYPAGVLLVCNSCVAYQQLVEAQSPMRKWALRRKNEPLEARMQRLERERTAKKNKRACETEEEREIRRLRDREAKRMQRMQESEEQRARRLQRDREAMRLKRANETPEKRQARLIREREAKRIKRRLEKIDPALRTQIEHDPAAMAALTADMSLFQFPCPMPVPSIDNGLFMKLP, encoded by the exons ATGGATGGCAGGGACGAATTCACCGAAGACAGTGAATGCTGCAGCAACAACTCCCAGGAAGTCCAAGAGCAGGATAGCATCTCAG aagacagtgatagtgaTCCTGACAACCACGGTGAAGACTCGTCCTCCAACACCTCCGCCGACGACCACATGACCACCAAGAGATCACAGTGCTGCCTACAAGGAGCAGGAGTCAAAAAG GAGAGCGAGGAAGGGGCAGACCACGGCATCAACTTTGTTTGTCCTCTCTGCACGCTGGATTTCAGCAGCCCCGAGAAGCTGATCTCCCATGTCTACCAG CACACAACGATGATGAGCAACTCCAAGAGCTATGTGTGCCCAGTGTGTGGGCGAGCCCTGAGTTCGCCTGGCTCGCTTGGACGGCATCTTCTCATCCACTCTGAGGACCGCCTCTCCAACTGCGCTGTCTGTGGCGCACGCTTCACAGACACCAACAACTTTAACAG GGAGAAGCTTAAAGATGTCCTCGACACAACCAGGATGGATGTCACCGGTGGAAGGGACACCTGTTCCATGTCCCTCTCGAGCAGCCCCATGTCCAGCCCGGGCCCTGGCAGTTGCTCCTGCCACGGACCAGGCCCCAGCCCCAGCTCGTGTCAGGGCCCTCACCCCTGTCACACACCTGACCTCAACTCCAGTCTATGTCAAGCCCATCGTACCTGCCAGGGAGCAGGCCATATCTCGAGCCAGTGTCAAGGCCCCAGAGCGTGTCACGGCCCGGGCCCAGGATCTGGATCGTGCTCAGGCCCAGGACCATGCACAGGTTCTGACCAAGGACCCTCCTTTCCCTCACTGCCCGACAGTCTCCTCTCTGAAGGGCCATCACTCGCATCTATCCCCGATGCTCTTAACTCCTCTTCCTCAAGCCTCCCTCCTATCCCCGACATCCTGAGCCCCATGCCGGTGTATCCTGCCGGAGTGCTGCTGGTGTGCAACAGCTGCGTGGCCTATCAGCAGTTAGTCGAGGCCCAGTCGCCGATGCGAAAATGGGCTCTGCGTAGGAAGAACGAGCCCTTGGAGGCCCGCATGCAGCGTCTGGAGCGCGAGCGCACGGCAAAGAAGAACAAGCGGGCGTGTGAGAcggaagaggagagggaaataAGGAGGCTGAGGGACCGCGAAGCCAAGCGCATGCAGAGGATGCAGGAATCAGAGGAGCAGCGGGCACGTaggctgcagagagacagggaggccATGCGTTTAAAGAGGGCCAACGAGACACCGGAGAAGAGGCAGGCCAGGCTGATCCGCGAGAGGGAGGCAAAGAGGATCAAGCGGCGGCTGGAGAAGATCGACCCTGCTCTGAGGACACAGATAGAGCATGACCCTGCTGCGATGGCTGCCCTCACAGCGGACATGAGTCTCTTTCAGTTCCCCTGCCCCATGCCTGTCCCTTCTATTGATAATGGTCTGTTCATGAAACTGCCCTAA